The window ataaaagcaaaatactgcggatgctggaaatctgaaataaaaacaagaaatgctggagtcactcagcaggtctggcagcatctgtggaaagagaagcagagttaacgtttcgggtcagtgacccttccaggaaaaagaataataaataaaaagggttagatacagaataaagctccctctacactgtccccatcaaacactcctaagGCAGGTATGGCacggggccgggaggaggatctccttgtcggtctgctcttgggcctggccaaggtggtaattcacaggtccaggctgcgggccgtcggggggtccgtcctccccaattgcctgcccctcttccgtggttacgttcgtgcccgggtgtccctggagaaggagcatgcggtgtccgccggtacgcttgaggccttccgcgaccggtgggcaccgcagggactggagtgcatcgttgacaccgagaatggcattttaatttgtgtttttggtttatttatctgtttttaataaagttattttaaaaatatgtatataaaggagactgaggaataaaggccccctcgacataaaatatataaaaggggcctggggtataaaggcaccttatataaaaggaaaaaaaagaaaaaaaatggagttggatacagagtaaagctccctctacactgtcccccatcaaacactctcaggacaggtacagcacagggttagatacagagtaaagctccctctacactgtcccccatcaaacactcccaggacaggtacagcactgggcccAACTGCACGAGACCACTGATTCAGGACTCCAGAGTGGGGGGCTGTTACATCGGACAGAAACATACTCGGTGTAAACGTGACCCAGGGAGATGAAACTGAGGTTAAAACTGGCTGAATAAAGAGAGCAGAGAGCTGCAtcgaaaaaaaaaaactgggttagatacagagtaaagctccctctacactgtccccatcaaacactcccaggacaggtacagcagggtCTGAGGCTGCAGCTGAAACATGAGAGATGGTCAAATCCAATGGACAGAGGACAAATAACATTCAAACTTCGCCCTGCAGCTTGGAAAACCTCATCGATGATCTTGTCCGTTAACATACAGTACAGGCCATGTCCTCCTACAATACCCTTCAGCAGGGACTTTCCACACATTGACTATCGAGGGCTTTCCTCATGAACGTGCTGCGAAAACCCATGTGGCCGGCTCACCAAAACAAGCTATTGCACAGCTCCAGTCTCATCAGGACTACTCTTCAAAACCTGGAGGAGGTGGAGAACTGTGTGTTTATAAATACTGCAATGTAtttcactgtgtctaacagtgtgagacCTCCTCTGGTCAGTCAGCTCTGTGtgtataaataataaaaaaaaaacagggttagatacagagtaaagctccctctacactgtccccaccaaacactcccaggacaggtactgcaCAGGCcgggctgacccccgctcggccggaactgctcgtcggacccaggccccgaaaccctcctcgggagccggtcccgcacaacccgagccgcctctcggaaatgccctccgtgccattccaatcggcgcggaggggtttcctgtacgggctgctcctgcacactctccacttcctcgccctcgtcagccggccggacacgccctggcggtccacgttgccatctggcggcgaggggaaaccccgatggaggtctctctacgcgggagtcttccccctttacattggggaactggggtggagggtgctgcacagagcagtcccgtgcaataggcttttaagtaggttcacggactcccaggccacctgtactttctgcggcctggacgagtccgtgttccacatttatacggagtgtgcgaggttgcagcccctatttgagtatctgaaggggctgctcctcaaattctggctgcacttcagtcccacgctcctgatctttgggcacccagtgcggaggggcttgggccgggaggaggatctcctcgtcggtctgctcctgggcctgaccaaggtggcaattcacaggtccaggttgcgggccgtcggggggtccgtcctccccgattgcctgcccctcttccgcggttacgttcgcgcccgggtgtccctggaaaaggagcatgcggtgtccgccggtacgcttgaggccttccgcgaccggtgggcaccgcagggactggagtgcattgtcgacgccgaaaatggcattttaatttgagtttttgtttatttatctggttttaataaagttattttaaaaatataagtgtgtatataaagggggcctgaggaataaaggccccctcaacataaaaaaaatatataaaaggggcctggggtataaaggtcaccttaaaaaagaaaaaaaaaaaacgggggttagatagagagtaaagctaaaaaaaattaaaaaataaaaaaaaaaacagggttagatacagagtaaagctccctctacactgtcccccatcaaacactctcaggacaggtacagcacagggttagatacagcctTTTCAGCTGTGACTGCGCCGCAAGTGGAGTCTGTGGCTGATCCGGTCCGTGCCCTCCTGACTCGACGGATAAGTCGGTCAGGAAGTTACCATGGCATTTAAAGATCCTGGCAAAGCACCTGTGGAACAGGAGGTTGCAATCCACCGCATTAGAATTACCTTGACCAGCCGGAATGTAAAATCACTTGAGAAAGTTTGTGCTGATCTAATTCGTGGTGCCAAAGAGAAGAATCTGAAGGTCAAGGGACCTGTTCGTATGCCCACCAAGACTCTGCGTATCACAACAAGAAAGACTCCTTGTGGTGAAGGTTCCAAAACCTGGGATCGTTTCCAAATGAGGATCCACAAATAGATTTACATAGCCCATCTGAAATTGTGAAACAGATCACCTCCATCAGTATCGagcctggtgttgaagtagaagttaCAATTGCTGATGCTTAAATGTCTGTGGAGATGCATACAATAAAAGTTTAAAAccctaaaaaaaaaacagggttagatacagagtaaagctccctctacactgtccccatcaaacactcccaggacaggtacagcactgggattggctgctctctgatttgggatcctgagtgcatcaacgaggtgcagctgactgtggctgtgtgcacaggttggaggctgcaggctgtgtgactgttgcaagagggagactcaaactgaaacaaaagttttttccaaatttcaacaaaggaaggaaggcagagaactggaagctcttttgtgagtttgttttatcctgaagtctttttcattgattgttgggggtggggaaagaagagacctgaagaccttgggtggggctgcattgttcaatagggagctcctgtgtttaacatctttggatagggagctccctccccaccccaactactaagcctgggacagctggagctgcccaggtgaagagacttctcttatctgaacattgaaggaggcgtgtgccttggcagcttacagctgacccaggtgaaaacatcaccccaccctcccaactggaagaccagctacaagacttctttaaaataccaacaaagactgattcctcctggccttcctctccctcagcctcttcccctgtgctacatcctttaagtgttgcttttttgatttattgtatttgctcttttttttttctctcaacaaagtgcctgtaactcttctaccccatgacttctcagtcctctctggtggcggggccctcctgtgctgcagcagctgcgacagctgctcctgtggccccgtcaccatttaaaatcttaacatcaaagcatggggtgaagcgttacacccatcctaatatgactattgaggcttgtgttaaggcaatggccgtgtttgtcggcccctcggccattgttgcagcctcaaagatgtatgggaaggctgtgttcttcctgaagaccgagctggctgtgtccctcgccctaagtacggggctcacagtgggtgggattttcctgccagtggaccctctgggggccactgcgcattgggtaatcttgtcgaacgtcccacccttcattcctgatgagctcctcctcccccacctacaccatctgggggaggtgaggtcagggatcaccccagtcccgctcggtcttcgggagcacagcctccgacatgtgtactccttccgccgccagctattcatgcagctagcgcgggaggaggtcttggagggccacttcggtatagagtttcaggggacggccgacagcgtcttctggacctcggatggggcgcggtgccgcgtctgcaagggggtggggcatgtgcgtaagaactgccccaacctccaggCCGCCAGCTCCATCTCGgcagcccagagtggttccacagcacctcctcccactccccccacacatccaatagacaccgctcagttggttctggaggctgtggttttcacagcctccggcggggaggggagcgtccgagcggaaggaagacgcggggaaaaaagaaacatcatgaggcgcgtcccctggacactttgactcaacccgagcctgagctcagcccaaagcccattcccatggaatccacctgtcccagggctgggctcaggcccagggtgactaaaaaggaaaaaaagggtgcggaggcctctgatgacatggaggtctctgagcctccgcgccctagtgggaaaaagaggagaaagcacccctccacagaaataacacagggccctgaggtgcagggcccatctgttggaggggagctgcctcctgtttcgggtcctcaggttccccctaccgccaccaccaaggctacaaagtctgggcaggagctccctattcctcaggatggaggggaggggaaggccccggtacatgaggcccctcctgaaggagtaagtggggccctgcttgtggtgggggagcctggggatgccacccattccgccactgctactgggtcgggtgccctgaatgaaggggagggcgacgtcccagagggtcagccctcccagccggagtccaccaccaagcaggagacacccgacccggtcaagactgagaatgctgccccatctgctggacctgtgggtgctggcggagcgggagatggcctcctctctccgcctccggtctcggctccggctggatttctggggccgggatcttatgtctcccctggaccactcattggcctggggacggaggtggaggggggtcctgggctgctggcgcccacaggctccagttttacaatagaacccagagaggactcctccgccatcgatcctgggggtgggatcgtgatggaggcgggaccagctggcgcggctgggacgtctgccccacagtgtgtggtggatgtgtcggccactggcggtgacgacccggaggaggatggggattcggtgtgggccaCAGAGGATGATCttcattccatcgccagtgaggtggtggagtccctcgtgcctcccaccgaatctcctctcatccccacggcggaactccgggatttcctcgcggcttgcaggggttgccgcgataaagttcagctggccctcggccgttggtcgaatctggcgctgatcatccagtccgtccgtgccgccctgaagaaagcgggcaagcgcatgggcgtgaaactggttgagaggcgccggtttaatgtgttcctcaatgggttgctgggggagtggaaggccaggtgcacttccactccctcctcacaagtgagctgttggtgacgggttttaattacctttgacatgaagataaccatagccagcctcaacatcgacggcagcagggggtctcaccgcagatttcacaatctctcagtcctcggggaagggagatacgcggtgagctttctgcaggaaacccacaccgttccgggagacgaagccacctggctcctggagtggcagggtggggtctacatgagtcacctcacccctatttctagtggggtggctatcttgttggccccgacttttcagctggagatcttgggggtcaaggcgctagtgccgggccgcttgctccacctcgccgttcgcctgggtagcgtgctgctccaatttgtgaacgtgtacgcgcccaggcccggcacgttgcaagcgcgcttctttgaagaagtgtccgctctcttgagctccatcgatagcggcgagtgcatcatcctcgggggggatgtgaactgtaccctcgaggtgggggatcgctccggtccccagcgcggccaagcgttggtggagaagttgaggggactgatcagctccctcaacttggtggacgtctggcggaatctccatcccgactccagcgccttcacgtggaggtctggagggggagggtcccgaattgaccgcctctacttttcgcaggcgtacgtctcccgcgtctcggcggtctccatgtggctggtgccgtgcttggaccaccacctggtgttggcggagttcactccgttctgcacgtgggcggggtccgcgtactggcactttaacaaccggctgctggaggacttgttccgtcgattctgggctgactagagaggctgtggtgggatgtgggcaagactcacatccgtgtcttctgtcaggagtacgtgaaggggtcgaccaagaggtggaaagccgagatcgggcgtctagagagagaggtgctcgacttggaatcccgcctcggtcatgccgtcgcagacccggccctgtggcaggcgtacaaagagaagaagggcgtgctgagagacctgcagctcatagggtcccgaggcgcgtacgtgaggtcgcggatccagatcctggaagatttggaccgcgcctcacccttcttctactcgctggaaaaatggcggggggtccgtaagcagctcgttgagctgctggccgacgacggatcctccatcacggatccggagggaatgggcctcctggtccggacttattacagtgcgttgttctctccggatccgtccagcgaggatgcgcgcagagttttgtgggaggacctgctgcaggtcagcccggagggcgccgaaggattggaggctctgctcacgttggcggaggtgaccggcgccctccaccagctctcgaggggcaaatcccggggttggatgggctgaccgtggagttcctcagggtgttctgggacgtcctgggggacgattacgcgtgggTTGTGGGGGAACgcctggcgactggggagatgtCCCTCTTgtagcgcagggcggtcatcgtcctgctggtgaagaggggcgatctccgcctgcttaaaaactggcgtccggtctccctcctcagcacggattataagatcttttcccgggctatgtctacccgcctgggtttcgtgctggcccacatgatccaccccgaccagtcctacacggtcccgagccggcccatccaggacaacatccgcctggtccgggacctgatccatattCCCaatggactggtcagtcggtcgcctttctctccctcgatcaggagaaggcgtttgacagggtcGATCACGAttatcttttcgggactctgcgcgctttcggactcgggccacattttgtggcccgggtccgacttttatacgccgccgcagagtgtctagtcaaagttaacgggtccttgacggtgccccttcgctttgggagaggagtgcatcagggatgccccatgtccggccaattgtataccatctgcgtggagcccttcctgtgcctgcttcgcaggaggttgacgggattggttcTGCGCGAGCTGGCCatgtgggtcgtcctctcggcttacgccgacgacgtgctcctcgcaatcacagatcccgttgacttgcggaggatgcgcgaatgCCAGCAGACCTttactgccgcgtcctccgcgaggatcaattgggagaaatgttccggtctcctggtgggtcagtggcgggtggactccctgccggaggagatgacaccttttgcgtggagcaccacgcacctcctctatctgggagttcaccttagacccgctgaggaagcctggccggcaaactggcaggagttggaggcgaaagtcaccgctcggctggggcgctggacaggactgctcagagtgctttcctacaggggccgagcgctggtcataaaccaactggtggcctccatgctgtggtactggttggtcactttggccccgccccctgcattcgccaccaagatccagaagaaactcgtcgatttcttctggggcaagaggaaacactgggtctctgccgcggtcctgagtctcccgattgaggagggcggtcagtcgctggtgtgcgtccgcacgcaggctgcgactctccgccttcggaccctgcagagatacctgtacgtcgagcgtcctcccagacggtgtgcgctggcgacgtattttttccgccagtgtcactgccttcaagacgacacgcagctcccggtggagtcagttagccgcgcctctctgagggagttgcctgtcttttaccgggatctattccgagtctggagcatggtcgcctccagtcagggcgctcccccgccggcggaggagagcgcctcggctgtccgggcggccgactccggggatggtccggcgggcggaggagtagccgaaacccccgggacgcccctcactgcgggtggcgagggggctcgggagtgcggagcgatcccggcggagctgacccccgctcggccggaactgctcatcggacccaggccccgaaaccctcctcgggagccggtcccgcacaacccgagccgcctct of the Heterodontus francisci isolate sHetFra1 chromosome 40, sHetFra1.hap1, whole genome shotgun sequence genome contains:
- the LOC137353199 gene encoding LOW QUALITY PROTEIN: small ribosomal subunit protein uS10-like (The sequence of the model RefSeq protein was modified relative to this genomic sequence to represent the inferred CDS: inserted 1 base in 1 codon) codes for the protein MAFKDPGKAPVEQEVAIHRIRITLTSRNVKSLEKVCADLIRGAKEKNLKVKGPVRMPTKTLRITTRKTPCGEGSKTWDRFQMRIHKXDLHSPSEIVKQITSISIEPGVEVEVTIADA